A window of the Enterobacteriaceae bacterium 4M9 genome harbors these coding sequences:
- a CDS encoding filamentous hemagglutinin N-terminal domain-containing protein, which translates to MKRKSNFVKINAITVSIMLALPAAAHADIVMKNGSATAVNGVPVVNINGANANGISHNIYDKLNVGKEGLVFNNSQNGAATQLAGQIAGNNNLASGSAKVILNEVTSTNASTLNGMMEVAGDKAHLIIANPNGITCESCGVINTEKLTLTTGTPDMQNGELKGYSVNGGTININNKLKTDSPTAILARSVAVNGETRVSGQDLTIVTGTNYVNTNNEVTGSVAARGGRNTYSLDVSKLGGMYAGKITLISTENGVGVRNQGNIASASTIALNAKGRLINTNATMQAVGDIGVQVAGDIDNVTGKILTEKSISIDTNKNTIDNSRAGNILASGDVGISSGYFNNTNGKVSAGGTLGINTNKNTLTNYGKGKAVGISAGAVLLQTGHLNNSNGQIKAYYIGTQSDNVNNNNAIIDSYSDVVMASNGYIDNTGGLIRSGQGKVQIDSAKGTLWNNQTKTADYASEDTKGIIAGLGGIQIVTNYLDNVGQIISSGDVNILSNSHIHNGSGDILSTKNVAIKSNTLNNNSGSITSEEGNISLQTVTGALENYIGWVTSRDGAVSVQAQRVYNYGGFMAAGTDLSINTDTEVNNNEGFISAGKDVVIRAKNAVYNNNGNNFGRNFGQYLGMVGQLGGIVGQNITDISAQNIYTENSRIIANADMLKLTAVDTVSNYNGQLVGRGGADIKARTLTNHYGTIYSGKDITVDADYLNFSSSGNIIDNNAKGLIVADNNLNLNVNNSFTNYGWITAGNEATVTSKETVYNRNTIYSKNAVNVNAKAIYNYNDLVGDSTLTATATNTLYNSGNLYSAGVANIKANRVENMSSGVIGGRQGTDLVTSSQVNYGIIVGL; encoded by the coding sequence ATGAAACGGAAGAGTAACTTTGTAAAAATTAACGCTATTACGGTATCCATTATGCTGGCGCTGCCGGCTGCTGCACATGCAGATATCGTGATGAAAAATGGCAGTGCCACTGCGGTAAATGGCGTGCCGGTTGTCAATATCAACGGCGCAAACGCAAACGGTATCTCACATAATATTTACGACAAGCTGAACGTGGGTAAAGAAGGTCTGGTTTTCAACAACAGCCAGAACGGGGCCGCGACGCAGTTGGCCGGGCAGATCGCCGGTAACAACAACCTGGCATCGGGTAGCGCGAAGGTAATTCTGAATGAAGTCACGTCCACCAATGCCAGTACCCTGAACGGGATGATGGAAGTCGCTGGTGATAAAGCGCATCTGATTATCGCTAACCCAAACGGAATAACCTGCGAAAGCTGCGGTGTGATTAACACAGAAAAATTGACGCTGACCACCGGTACGCCGGATATGCAGAATGGCGAGTTAAAAGGCTATTCGGTCAACGGCGGTACTATCAACATTAATAATAAACTGAAAACGGACTCCCCAACGGCCATTCTGGCTCGTTCCGTTGCGGTTAATGGCGAAACTCGCGTGTCCGGCCAGGATTTGACCATCGTAACCGGTACTAACTATGTGAATACCAATAATGAGGTTACGGGGTCGGTTGCTGCCAGAGGTGGACGTAATACCTACAGTCTGGACGTGTCAAAGCTGGGCGGGATGTACGCCGGTAAAATTACGCTGATCAGTACAGAAAACGGCGTTGGCGTGCGTAACCAGGGCAATATTGCTTCAGCCAGTACGATTGCGCTAAACGCGAAAGGACGCCTGATTAATACGAATGCCACGATGCAGGCGGTAGGCGATATCGGGGTGCAGGTCGCAGGTGATATTGATAACGTGACGGGCAAAATTTTGACCGAGAAGTCCATCAGTATTGATACCAATAAAAACACCATTGATAACTCACGTGCCGGTAATATTCTGGCATCAGGTGATGTGGGTATCAGTAGCGGCTATTTTAATAATACCAATGGTAAAGTTTCCGCAGGGGGAACGCTGGGCATCAATACCAATAAAAACACCCTGACAAACTACGGTAAAGGTAAAGCCGTAGGTATCAGTGCAGGGGCGGTACTGTTGCAGACAGGTCACCTTAATAACTCTAACGGTCAGATTAAAGCATATTATATTGGCACTCAGTCTGATAACGTGAACAACAACAACGCCATTATCGATTCCTATAGCGATGTGGTGATGGCGAGTAACGGCTATATTGATAATACGGGTGGATTGATTCGTTCGGGTCAGGGTAAAGTACAAATCGACTCAGCGAAAGGAACCTTGTGGAATAACCAAACCAAAACAGCAGATTATGCCAGTGAAGATACAAAAGGCATCATAGCCGGTCTTGGTGGTATTCAAATCGTTACCAACTATCTGGATAACGTAGGTCAGATTATCTCTTCGGGTGATGTGAATATTTTAAGTAACTCTCATATTCATAACGGCTCCGGTGATATTTTGTCTACGAAAAATGTCGCCATTAAATCAAATACGCTGAATAACAACTCGGGATCCATTACGTCTGAAGAGGGAAATATCAGTCTTCAAACGGTAACCGGTGCGCTGGAAAACTACATTGGCTGGGTAACTTCTCGTGATGGGGCCGTCAGCGTACAGGCTCAGCGTGTTTACAACTACGGTGGTTTTATGGCCGCAGGTACGGATCTGAGCATCAACACAGATACTGAAGTCAACAACAACGAAGGCTTCATTTCTGCCGGTAAAGATGTTGTTATCCGGGCTAAAAACGCCGTCTACAATAACAATGGCAATAACTTTGGGCGCAACTTCGGTCAATATCTGGGCATGGTGGGTCAGCTGGGCGGTATCGTAGGGCAGAACATCACTGATATTTCTGCGCAGAATATTTACACTGAAAATAGCCGTATTATCGCTAACGCAGATATGCTGAAGCTGACAGCGGTTGATACGGTCTCTAACTACAACGGCCAGTTGGTTGGTCGTGGCGGTGCTGATATTAAAGCCAGAACGCTGACTAACCACTACGGTACCATTTATTCAGGCAAAGACATTACTGTTGATGCTGATTATCTGAACTTTTCCAGTTCCGGCAATATCATCGACAACAATGCGAAAGGTTTAATTGTTGCGGATAACAATCTGAATCTTAATGTGAATAACAGCTTTACTAACTACGGCTGGATCACCGCAGGTAATGAAGCGACAGTAACGTCAAAAGAGACGGTGTACAACCGAAATACGATTTACTCTAAAAACGCTGTTAATGTGAATGCCAAAGCTATCTACAACTACAACGATCTGGTTGGCGATAGCACCCTCACGGCGACAGCCACAAACACCCTCTACAACAGCGGTAATTTATACAGCGCAGGCGTAGCCAATATTAAGGCGAACCGCGTTGAGAATATGTCCTCTGGTGTCATTGGTGGGCGTCAGGGTACTGACTTAGTTACGTCTTCTCAGGTCAACTACGGCATTATTGTTGGTCTGTAA